From a single Mangifera indica cultivar Alphonso chromosome 19, CATAS_Mindica_2.1, whole genome shotgun sequence genomic region:
- the LOC123203252 gene encoding HVA22-like protein i isoform X1 has protein sequence MIGSFLTRGLVMVLGYAYPAYECYKTVEMNKPEIEQLRFWCQYWILVAVLSVCERIGDAFISWVPMYSEAKLAFFIYLWYPKTKGTTYVYDSFFRPYVAKHENEIDRNLLELRTKAGDMAILYWQRAASYGQSRVFEILQYVASQSTPRPPPAQQQPARARQPPVPNRQPATATQPMTEEPPSPTSSTSSSQHQKEVAEEVGPSQVPEAAPPARTNSLKANSATSNTQKANPATSNAQKSYSAVSNAQKANSTSSNAQKANSAASNVQKANSAASNVQKANSASESSSQTMPTEPEAVQLDLVSSAADENANPPPKETVMEKPSRKHAKN, from the exons ATGATTGGATCGTTTCTTACAAGAGGACTTGT GATGGTTCTTGGCTATGCTTATCCGGCATATGAGTGCTACAAAACTGTGGAGATGAATAAGCCAGAGATTGAGCAACTTCGCTTTTGGTGCCAGTATTG GATTTTGGTTGCAGTTTTGTCAGTTTGTGAGAGAATTGGTGATGCCTTTATTTCATG GGTTCCTATGTACAGTGAAGCAAAGTTAGCATTCTTTATATATCTGTGGTACCCAAAAACAAAA GGAACTACTTATGTATATGATTCCTTCTTTAGACCATATGTTGCAAAGCATGAGAATGAAATTGATCGTAATTTGTTGGAACTGAGGACTAAAGCTGGAGATATGGCAATTTTATATTGGCAAAGAGCTGCAAGCTATGGACAGTcaagagtttttgaaattttgcagTATGTTGCCTCACAGTCAACACCAAGGCCTCCCCCTGCCCAG CAACAACCTGCCAGGGCTCGTCAACCTCCTGTTCCCAACCGCCAACCAGCTACTGCAACTCAACCAATGACTGAGGAACCACCATCTCCAACTTCCAGTACATCTTCGAGTCAGCACCAAAAGGAAGTAGCTGAAGAGGTGGGCCCCTCACAAGTGCCTGAAGCAGCTCCTCCTGCAAGAACAAATTCTCTGAAAGCCAATTCTGCAACCTCAAACACTCAAAAAGCTAATCCTGCAACTTCAAATGCTCAGAAATCATATTCTGCTGTCTCAAATGCTCAAAAAGCAAACTCAACATCCTCCAATGCTCAGAAAGCAAATTCTGCAGCCTCAAATGTTCAAAAAGCAAATTCTGCAGCCTCAAATGTTCAAAAAGCAAATTCTGCATCTGAAAGTAGCAGCCAGACTATGCCGACTGAACCAGAAGCAGTGCAGTTGGATCTAGTGTCTTCTGCAGCAGATGAAAATGCAAATCCTCCTCCAAAGGAGACTGTCATGGAAAAACCATCCAGGAAACACGCAAAAAATTGA
- the LOC123203252 gene encoding HVA22-like protein i isoform X2, whose product MVLGYAYPAYECYKTVEMNKPEIEQLRFWCQYWILVAVLSVCERIGDAFISWVPMYSEAKLAFFIYLWYPKTKGTTYVYDSFFRPYVAKHENEIDRNLLELRTKAGDMAILYWQRAASYGQSRVFEILQYVASQSTPRPPPAQQQPARARQPPVPNRQPATATQPMTEEPPSPTSSTSSSQHQKEVAEEVGPSQVPEAAPPARTNSLKANSATSNTQKANPATSNAQKSYSAVSNAQKANSTSSNAQKANSAASNVQKANSAASNVQKANSASESSSQTMPTEPEAVQLDLVSSAADENANPPPKETVMEKPSRKHAKN is encoded by the exons ATGGTTCTTGGCTATGCTTATCCGGCATATGAGTGCTACAAAACTGTGGAGATGAATAAGCCAGAGATTGAGCAACTTCGCTTTTGGTGCCAGTATTG GATTTTGGTTGCAGTTTTGTCAGTTTGTGAGAGAATTGGTGATGCCTTTATTTCATG GGTTCCTATGTACAGTGAAGCAAAGTTAGCATTCTTTATATATCTGTGGTACCCAAAAACAAAA GGAACTACTTATGTATATGATTCCTTCTTTAGACCATATGTTGCAAAGCATGAGAATGAAATTGATCGTAATTTGTTGGAACTGAGGACTAAAGCTGGAGATATGGCAATTTTATATTGGCAAAGAGCTGCAAGCTATGGACAGTcaagagtttttgaaattttgcagTATGTTGCCTCACAGTCAACACCAAGGCCTCCCCCTGCCCAG CAACAACCTGCCAGGGCTCGTCAACCTCCTGTTCCCAACCGCCAACCAGCTACTGCAACTCAACCAATGACTGAGGAACCACCATCTCCAACTTCCAGTACATCTTCGAGTCAGCACCAAAAGGAAGTAGCTGAAGAGGTGGGCCCCTCACAAGTGCCTGAAGCAGCTCCTCCTGCAAGAACAAATTCTCTGAAAGCCAATTCTGCAACCTCAAACACTCAAAAAGCTAATCCTGCAACTTCAAATGCTCAGAAATCATATTCTGCTGTCTCAAATGCTCAAAAAGCAAACTCAACATCCTCCAATGCTCAGAAAGCAAATTCTGCAGCCTCAAATGTTCAAAAAGCAAATTCTGCAGCCTCAAATGTTCAAAAAGCAAATTCTGCATCTGAAAGTAGCAGCCAGACTATGCCGACTGAACCAGAAGCAGTGCAGTTGGATCTAGTGTCTTCTGCAGCAGATGAAAATGCAAATCCTCCTCCAAAGGAGACTGTCATGGAAAAACCATCCAGGAAACACGCAAAAAATTGA
- the LOC123203253 gene encoding protein disulfide-isomerase LQY1, chloroplastic, with protein sequence MSIPSSVTCLHSPFLLCPLKLSSHSTASFSARNRLSPPSYPRIRAIDLDQNTVVAISVGFVSIAVGIGIPMFYETQIDNAAKRENTQPCFPCSGSGAQRCRFCMGSGNVTVELGGDEKEVSRCINCDGAGSLTCTTCQGSGIQPRYLDRREFKDDD encoded by the exons atgtcAATACCATCTTCTGTTACTTGTCTTCACTCTCCATTTCTTTTGTGTCCTCTAAAGCTTTCTTCACATTCCACTGCTTCTTTTTCTGCGAGAAACCGACTGTCACCACCGTCCTATCCACGCATTAGAGCTATCGATCTTGATCAAAACACG GTAGTGGCAATATCAGTTGGGTTTGTGAGCATCGCTGTTGGGATTGGTATTCCAATGTTTTATGAAACCCAAATCGACAATGCT GCTAAGCGAGAAAATACTCAGCCGTGCTTCCCCTGCAGTGGTTCCGGTGCTC AGAGATGCAGATTTTGTATGGGAAGCGGCAATGTTACTGTGGAGCTAGGTGGGGATGAAAAAGAAGTATCACGGTGCATCAATTGTGACGGTGCAGGTTCTTTGACATGCACCACTTGTCAAGGCTCTGGAATTCAACCTCGATATCTTGATCGCAG AGAATTCAAAGATGATGACTGA
- the LOC123203256 gene encoding probable diphthine methyl ester synthase, whose protein sequence is MLYIIGLGLGDEKDITLRGLEAVRKCEKVYIEAYTSLLSFGLSTDGIFTLEKLYGTPVTVADREMVEEKADAILSEARLSDVAFLVVGDPFGATTHSDLVVRARKLGIQVQVVYNASVMNAVGICGLQLYRYGETVSIPFFTETWRPDSFYEKIQRNRSLGLHTLCLLDIRVKEPSFESLCRGKKQYEPPRFMTINTAIEQLLEVEQTRGESAFNEDTDCVGFARLGSEDQMIVAGTMAQLQMVDFGPPLHCLVVVGKTHPVEEEMLDFYRLKEDIHPKNNSETA, encoded by the exons ATGTTATACATAATAGGTCTTGGACTGGGTGACGAGAAAGACATTACTTTAAGAGGTTTAGAAGCAGTTAGAAAATGCGAGAAGGTTTACATTGAAGCCTAcacttctcttctctcttttggTCTTTCTACGGATGGAATTTTCACTCtg GAAAAGCTTTATGGAACTCCAGTTACTGTGGCTGATAGAGAAATGGTAGAAGAGAAGGCTGATGCTATTCTCTCAGAAGCTCGACTCTCTGACGTGGCTTTTTTGGTTGTTGGTGACCCCTTTGG AGCCACAACACATAGTGATCTGGTTGTGCGCGCCAGGAAGTTGGGGATTCAGGTCCAGGTTGTTTATAATGCATCAGTGATGAATGCTGTTGGAATTTGTGGGTTACAACTTTACCGCTATGGAGAGACagtttcaattccatttttcaCTGAAACTTGGAGACCTGATAGCTTTTATGAGAAAATTCAGAGAAATCGTTCTCTTGGGTTGCACACTCTCTGCTTGTTAG ATATACGTGTCAAAGAACCTTCTTTTGAATCTTTGTGCAG GGGAAAGAAGCAATATGAACCACCCAGATTTATGACAATCAACACTGCCATTGAGCAACTTTTGGAGGTTGAGCAAACTAGAGGAGAATCTG CATTCAACGAAGACACCGATTGTGTGGGGTTTGCTCGGCTTGGCAGTGAGGATCAGATGATTGTTGCTGGTACAATGGCTCAACTTCAGATGGTTGATTTTGGACCACCTTTACATTGTCTAGTTGTAGTAGGCAAGACACATCCGGTGGAAGAAGAAATGCTAGATTTTTACAGGCTGAAAGAGGATATTCATCCAAAAAATAACAGTGAGACTGCTTGA
- the LOC123203255 gene encoding L10-interacting MYB domain-containing protein-like, with protein MDSEVGQQHKQERSRTRWTASLDKVFADLVIKQIQLGNRPNNVFDKKTWNHIRDEFNRQTELNFNNNQLRKHLDVLRARYYNLKSAYNQNDFAIEDSCCIGFDLWEDIAAQPRPDTIKVKDCPIYDQLCAIFTDTSADGKYAQSSHFEGIDKSFRDNNVVLNSIPEAETEHHKNPSSSRLIQGNTLSPEKVKKNIAERKGKQPSETRTSLGQSSRDQEILKVMAGAMLEMVAASKLRTRITTQIDERYSITNCIKALDEMETIDEQLYFAALDLFDDPNLRETFISLKGDKIRLTWLQGRCGKNIRM; from the exons ATGGATAGTGAAGTCGGTCAACAGCATAAGCAAGAACGTTCAAGAACAAGGTGGACAGCATCACTGGATAAGGTATTTGCAGACCTGGTGATCAAGCAGATTCAACTGGGGAACAGACCAAATAATGTTTTTGATAAGAAGACTTGGAATCATATTCGTGATGAGTTCAACAGGCAAACAGAACTCAACTTCAATAACAACCAATTGAGAAAGCACCTAGATGTCCTTCGGGCACGTTACTACAATCTGAAGTCTGCTTATAATCAAAATGACTTTGCCATTGAGGACTCTTGTTGCATTGGATTTGACCTATGGGAAGACATTGCG GCACAGCCCAGGCCAGACACCATTAAAGTAAAGGACTGCCCAATATATGACCAGCTGTGTGCAATATTCACTGATACATCAGCAGATGGGAAATATGCCCAATCAAGTCACTTTGAAGGAATTGACAAATCTTTTAGGGATAATAACGTTGTCTTAAATTCAATCCCAGAGGCTGAAACTGAACATCACAAGAATCCATCATCTTCAAGGTTGATACAAGGAAATACGTTGTCACCAGAGAAGGTGAAGAAGAATATAGCAGAGAGAAAAGGGAAACAACCATCTGAGACACGAACTTCCTTGGGTCAAAGTAGCAGAGACCAAGAAATTCTTAAAGTCATGGCTGGAGCTATGTTAGAGATGGTTGCTGCCTCAAAGTTGAGGACAAGGATAACAACACAGATTGATGAAAGATATAGTATAACTAATTGCATTAAAGCACTGGATGAGATGGAAACCATTGATGAACAGCTCTACTTTGCAGCATTGGACCTCTTTGATGACCCCAACTTAAGGGAAACCTTTATATCTTTGAAAGGTGATAAAATAAGATTGACTTGGTTGCAAGGGAGGTGTGGTAAAAATATACGCATGTAG
- the LOC123202938 gene encoding endoglucanase 2-like: MASQKCCRFCFAVLLVTAAVTVGIYYAKKTSDNDTVDTKYGDALKVAMQFFDVQKSGKLVNNKIKWRGDSGLKDGNDVNLDLSQGMYDAGDAVKFGFPMAFTATVLSWSILERGSRMSATGLDVLKQAQDSLKWITDFLVNSHPSQNTLYVQVGDADKDHKCWRRPESINDKKPLSQVNKTSPGSDVAAETAAALAAASIVFKNTDSTYSSNLLKHAKQLFAFADKYRGTYSTSVPQAQKYYNSTGYGDELLWASSWLYHATKERKYLQYVTGETANDYANWGNPSWFSWDNKLPGIQVLLSRVCFFGGEEGSDTQLEMYKETAEIVMCGLLPDSPTATDSRTRSGLIWVSEWNALQHPVASAFLATLYSDYMETSDNTELTCEGKTFKPQDLRDFAKLQADYVLGDNPNSMSYVVGYGKNFPKYVHHRGASIPADANTGCSDGFKWLESTQPNPNEAAGALVGGPFLNETYIDDRNNSMQGEPTTYNTALLVGLLSSLVTSSQSVDKSFP, translated from the exons ATGGCCTCTCAAAAGTGCTGCCGCTTCTGTTTTGCGGTATTGTTAGTGACCGCTGCAGTCACGGTTGGAATTTATTACGCTAAAAAAACCTCTGACAATGACACTGTGGATACCAAGTACGGTGATGCCCTCAAAGTGGCAATGCAATTCTTTGACGTTCAAAAAT CGGGCAAGCTGGTGAATAACAAGATAAAATGGAGAGGGGATTCGGGGCTTAAAGATGGAAATGATGTCAACTTGGATCTGTCGCAAGGCATGTATGATGCAGGGGATGCAGTCAAATTCGGTTTTCCCATGGCGTTTACCGCTACTGTGTTGTCGTGGTCCATCCTTGAGCGTGGATCTCGGATGAGTGCCACCGGTTTGGATGTGTTGAAGCAGGCTCAAGACTCTCTCAAGTGGATTACCGACTTCCTTGTCAATTCTCATCCTTCTCAGAATACGCTCTATGTTCAG GTTGGTGATGCTGATAAGGACCATAAATGTTGGCGACGGCCCGAAAGCATAAACGACAAGAAACCACTCTCTCAGGTCAACAAAACTTCTCCTGGATCAGATGTTGCTGCTGAGACTGCAGCAGCATTGGCTGCAGCATCTATAGTGTTCAAGAACACTGACTCCACATATTCATCCAACCTTCTCAAGCATGCTAAACAATTGTTTGCTTTTGCCGACAAATACAGAGGAACTTACAGTACCAGCGTTCCCCAAGCCCAGAAATACTACAATTCAACAGGATATGGGGACGAGCTTTTATGGGCATCTAGCTGGCTCTATCATGCcacaaaggaaagaaaatatctCCAATATGTGACTGGCGAAACCGCAAATGACTATGCTAATTGGGGAAATCCGAGCTGGTTTAGTTGGGACAACAAGCTCCCAGGAATCCAG GTTTTATTATCCAGGGTGTGCTTCTTTGGTGGAGAGGAGGGCTCGGATACTCAACTTGAGATGTATAAGGAAACAGCTGAGATTGTCATGTGCGGTCTTCTACCAGACTCCCCAACAGCCACAGATAGTAGAACAAGAA GTGGTCTTATATGGGTGAGTGAATGGAATGCACTACAACATCCTGTTGCGTCTGCATTTTTGGCTACTCTATATAGTGACTACATGGAAACATCAGATAATACTGAGCTAACATGTGAAGGAAAAACTTTCAAACCACAAGATCTTCGGGACTTTGCCAAACTACAGGCTGATTATGTTTTAGGTGACAATCCCAACTCGATGAGCTATGTTGTTGGTTATGGGAAGAATTTCCCAAAATATGTGCACCATAGAGGGGCATCAATCCCCGCTGATGCAAACACTGGTTGCTCCGATGGGTTCAAGTGGCTCGAGTCAACTCAACCCAATCCAAATGAAGCTGCTGGAGCACTTGTGGGTGGACCTTTTCTCAACGAAACATATATTGATGATCGTAACAACTCAATGCAAGGGGAACCAACCACATATAATACTGCTCTTCTTGTTGGTCTTCTCTCAAGTCTCGTCACTTCCTCTCAGTCTGTAGACAAATCTTTCCCTTAA
- the LOC123203254 gene encoding uncharacterized protein At1g76660-like: protein MGSEQNRFPQQERRKRWGGCLGAFSCFGTQKGGKRIVPASRMPEGNASAAQPNGPQAAGLANQATTLAPSLLAPPSSPASFTNSALPSTVQSPSCFLSLSANSPGGPSSTMFATGPYAHETQLVSPPVFSTFTTEPSTAPLTPPPELAHLTTPSSPDVPFARFLTSSMDIKGTEKSNYIAANDLQATYSLYPGSPASSLISPNSRNSGECLSSSFIEQDFPSHWDPSVSPQNGKYSRSGSGRLYEHDTTGGSRVSQDTNFFCPATFAQFYLDHNPPFPHTGGRLSVSKDSDVYSSGTNGHQNRHPKSPKQDVEELEAYRASFGFSADEISSTTQYVEISDIMEDSFTITPFTSDKPALEVSVKSGQVEDGQKSQRMETKFLGQKSIRSDSDIIDAGDCNELTISCDGYEGNNNLSLHKLENKPRRQPTDVSGSSTPGNHILTNEEDIFSKMGSSSRISRKYHLGMSSSDAEIDYRRGRSLREGRGDFAWHD, encoded by the exons ATGGGGTCTGAGCAGAATAGATTCCCTCAGCAGGAAAGG CGAAAAAGATGGGGAGGATGCTTGGGGGCTTTCTCTTGTTTTGGGACACAGAAAGGTGGAAAGCGTATTGTGCCTGCATCTCGTATGCCAGAAGGCAATGCCTCTGCAGCCCAGCCGAATGGACCTCAAGCTGCTGGGTTGGCCAATCAAGCTACAACACTGGCTCCATCACTTCTGGCTCCACCTTCTTCGCCGGCATCTTTTACAAATTCTGCACTTCCTTCAACCGTTCAGTCCCCCAGTTGTTTCTTGTCATTATCTGCTAATTCACCTGGAGGTCCTTCATCCACAATGTTTGCCACCGGTCCATATGCCCATGAAACACAACTGGTTTCACCTCCTGTTTTCTCCACTTTCACAACTGAGCCATCCACTGCTCCCCTCACTCCTCCCCCAGAGTTGGCACATCTCACTACTCCCTCTTCACCAGATGTGCCTTTTGCTCGGTTTCTGACGTCCTCCATGGATATAAAAGGTACTGAAAAGTCCAATTATATTGCTGCAAATGATCTTCAAGCAACATATTCACTTTATCCTGGAAGTCCTGCCAGCAGTCTTATATCACCTAATTCAAGGAATTCTGGTGAAtgcctatcatcatcctttatAGAACAAGACTTCCCTTCCCACTGGGATCCTTCAGTTTCTCCCCAGAACGGCAAATATTCAAGGAGTGGTTCTGGTAGACTCTATGAGCATGACACCACTGGTGGCTCCAGAGTCTCTCAAGATACAAACTTTTTCTGTCCTGCAACATTTGCACAGTTCTATCTGGATCATAATCCACCATTTCCTCATACTGGTGGGAGGTTAAGCGTTTCCAAGGATTCAGATGTTTACTCCAGTGGTACAAATGGTCACCAGAACAGGCACCCTAAAAGTCCCAAGCAAGATGTTGAAGAACTTGAAGCTTACAGAGCTTCATTTGGATTCAGTGCAGATGAAATCAGCTCTACTACTCAGTATGTGGAGATTTCTGACATAATGGAAGACTCGTTTACCATAACACCTTTTACCTCAGATAAACCTGCACTTGAGGTTAGTGTAAAATCTGGCCAGGTGGAAGATGGACAAAAATCACAGAGAATGGAGACAAAGTTCCTGGGTCAGAAAAGCATTAGATCAGACTCAGATATTATTGATGCTGGTGATTGCAATGAACTAACAATATCATGCGATGGATATGAAG GcaataataatctttcattgCACAAATTAGAGAATAAACCAAGGAGGCAACCTACTGATGTCTCTGGGTCAAGCACACCTGGTAATCATATTCTCACCAACGAAGAAGATATTTTTTCAAAGATGGGATCATCATCTAGAATCAGCAGAAAATATCACCTAGGTATGTCAAGTTCTGATGCAGAAATTGACTATAGGAGAGGAAGAAGCTTAAGAGAAGGTAGAGGAGATTTCGCGTGGCATGACTGA